One Littorina saxatilis isolate snail1 unplaced genomic scaffold, US_GU_Lsax_2.0 scaffold_524, whole genome shotgun sequence genomic region harbors:
- the LOC138957497 gene encoding uncharacterized protein — MKLRDFMANSLPRVRGRRKKGQTTSSGTAATLTATAVAVAATAAATSATPSPTEQHDSLSLTSPKPARQESHGNRFHFGESRFGFLERLVGKDSPVKRLFESKDRHGPVLPPSGAASEERIYHEVQEPLRSKTGRAASVPDASSLYGCVEVTSLLREGAVCPCGEYGSTGAVSTCPTHRDCDADSSSLYAGCQGYADSVTSYDSTPGSQRGLRNRSRIRTNPWLPSPRPSPYCVRSLSSPCASSRSPSPSSSSPVPPSSSDNTSPLTSHGVTRESQLHRHHRRHRRHHSEINAADLTRHSAFDPHLTDTEQYFSTLDSGIGETAPSPDFEQDIRSSNGASKKNKTQNPKRKSSEKDSHSQSLGFLRGFSFAPSVSPSPKVKPRSRQKSKSSSSRGVVVNRDSQFWDSDSSRSPPCGLKSYSSTASRPSPRGADTNAQGVKNSDSAGSSSKRPEADTATCDGESKHFGLTSHKFLPKTAALDACSTSVLDESSTSIVDESTTPLSLSCEDIGLITSNIEQLAQNISFEYEEGFDTSFESTSSTAKHDDKCASLRALFNIDSEDRAIFPDRGQQCNLDLDFSSFAQSRHCQPAASSGRDTARDTESATPGTDLSSASEESMPTADVAVQTDFADDDEEEHSGSDWLASTESGSDWLVSNGSGSDWPASGETGEGSGIATDAEEEEERREEECGWGVGGKVWGVPDVMQDSTDTGYSSLSRDGRLATDNNNNNSNHTRNTDDSSDSTHTPENKSSVSHQAPARKTRGSDCEGTSMNSDKPTAKLPPSTHHPVRDTLVYDSFDDAGDSLTQRVSYEFEFDVLNGQYFEKSQLRDRKEFVSKQGPEFCSCSENFSKGKNTQEEVIYDEVYEPTFSLQRQKQDDLVPYPYDVTRFNDVSLPKEKGKGSVSLLSPDAVSVHLVSARQKKLKPKPTPRHTPYSGKPSVTRDDADDEFCSCSVTSDGHVVTNNDVGAPRTAAGLVYHKESHTHTPHMTSAQYTREENKQRRRDLSSQGQRLRDVSNNLKERRSSKEGLRPTRGNVSQAEGYHENTSSSSFYENVLFAQKNEFSSLYENVHFTEEDVASLYENVHLAAESKDGRSKHSNMFPSATKNPRGAVSRAEDTNTLYENVEPAGRRSLREDTTRHESRDNSCRDNIHTASGHALRENTTGLEYRDTLNQDDLPSSGRSLRQVTASLADKVFLLRQEKQVVNKKIREAREEEMVRQQLKLRFQRLLDIHRKQILLQTLQDMKHRLQSQSDRLQASYSTVLNIQKRYA, encoded by the coding sequence ATGAAGCTGCGTGATTTCATGGCCAACTCGCTCCCTCGAGTCCGGGGGAGGAGAAAGAAAGGGCAGACAACTTCCAGCGGAACCGCCGCCACTCTCACAGCCACTGCCGTCGCCGTAGCAGCAACAGCGGCAGCAACCTCCGCAACCCCATCACCGACCGAACAACACGACAGTCTGTCGCTGACGTCACCTAAACCTGCGCGTCAGGAAAGCCACGGGAACCGGTTTCACTTTGGCGAATCCaggtttggcttcctggagagACTGGTGGGGAAGGACAGCCCGGTCAAGCGACTGTTCGAGAGCAAAGACCGACACGGACCAGTGCTGCCCCCTAGCGGCGCGGCCAGCGAGGAGCGGATCTACCACGAAGTGCAGGAACCGTTACGCAGCAAGACTGGCAGAGCCGCCTCCGTCCCTGACGCATCCAGCCTGTATGGCTGTGTCGAGGTGACGTCACTGCTGAGGGAAGGGGCGGTGTGTCCCTGCGGGGAGTACGGCTCTACTGGTGCTGTTTCCACCTGCCCCACACACCGTGATTGTGACGCGGACTCGTCCAGCCTCTACGCCGGTTGCCAGGGTTACGCGGACAGCGTGACGTCATACGATTCCACGCCGGGGTCGCAACGCGGACTGCGGAACAGGTCTAGGATTCGAACCAACCCCTGGCTGCCCTCCCCCCGCCCCAGCCCCTACTGTGTCCGGAGTCTCTCCTCCCCCTGCGCCTCCTCCcgctccccttctccctcctcATCCTCCCCCGTCCCTCCGTCGTCGTCGGACAACACCTCACCTCTGACGTCACACGGGGTGACGCGCGAATCTCAGCTCCATCGTCATCATCGCCGTCATCGACGTCATCACTCTGAGATCAACGCGGCGGACCTGACACGTCACAGCGCGTTTGACCCTCACCTGACCGACACCGAGCAGTATTTCTCCACCCTGGACAGCGGCATCGGGGAGACCGCACCCTCGCCGGACTTTGAACAAGACATACGCAGCAGTAACGGTGCTtcgaaaaagaacaaaactcaAAACCCAAAACGCAAAAGTTCAGAAAAAGACTCTCACTCCCAATCCCTCGGCTTTCTCAGAGGTTTCAGTTTCGCTCCCAGCGTCTCACCTTCGCCGAAAGTGAAGCCCAGATCCAGACAGAAATCAAAATCGTCTTCATCCAGAGGTGTGGTGGTCAACAGGGATTCTCAGTTCTGGGATTCGGACTCCAGTCGATCGCCGCCCTGTGGGTTAAAGAGCTACTCCTCTACAGCCAGCAGACCCTCCCCCCGTGGCGCGGACACGAACGCACAGGGAGTTAAGAACTCGGACAGTGCTGGCTCATCCAGCAAAAGACCCGAGGCTGATACCGCTACTTGTGATGGAGAGAGTAAACATTTCGGTCTGACTTCTCACAAATTCTTGCCAAAGACGGCAGCCCTGGACGCATGTTCGACGTCGGTTTTGGACGAGTCTTCGACGTCGATTGTGGACGAGTCTACCACGCCCTTGTCCCTGTCGTGCGAAGACATCGGCCTCATCACCAGCAACATCGAGCAGCTGGCTCAGAACATCAGCTTTGAGTACGAGGAAGGGTTCGACACCAGCTTTGAGTCCACTTCCAGCACAGCGAAACACGACGACAAGTGCGCGTCACTGCGAGCACTCTTCAACATTGATTCAGAGGACAGAGCAATATTCCCTGACCGGGGTCAACAGTGCAACCTCGACCTtgacttttcttcttttgcaCAGTCGCGTCACTGTCAGCCTGCAGCCAGCAGTGGCAGGGATACCGCGCGAGATACGGAGTCAGCCACTCCCGGAACGGACCTGAGCTCAGCATCCGAGGAAAGCATGCCAACCGCTGATGTGGCGGTCCAAACCGACTTTGCTGACGACGACGAAGAGGAACATTCAGGTTCTGATTGGTTAGCCAGTACCGAGAGCGGCTCTGATTGGTTGGTCAGCAACGGAAGTGGATCTGATTGGCCGGCGAGCGGCGAGACAGGAGAAGGAAGCGGGATCGCCACGGACgcggaagaagaggaggagagaaGGGAGGAGGAGTGTGGCTGGGGGGTGGGAGGCAAGGTCTGGGGGGTGCCTGACGTCATGCAGGACTCTACAGACACCGGATACTCCAGTCTCAGCCGCGACGGCCGCCTCGccaccgacaacaacaacaataacagcaaccACACCAGGAACACCGACGACTCCAGCGACTCTACCCACACCCCAGAGAACAAGTCTTCCGTCAGCCACCAAGCCCCCGCCAGGAAGACTCGCGGCAGTGACTGTGAGGGCACAAGCATGAACTCTGACAAACCCACCGCCAAGCTGCCACCCTCAACACATCACCCTGTTAGAGACACCTTGGTGTATGACAGTTTCGACGACGCCGGAGATTCACTCACCCAACGGGTGTCCTACGAGTTTGAATTTGACGTTCTTAACGGACAATATTTCGAGAAAAGCCAGTTAAGAGACAGGAAGGAGTTCGTGTCCAAGCAAGGGCCGGAGTTTTGTTCATGCAGCGAGAACTTTTCGAAAGGGAAGAACACACAAGAAGAGGTCATTTATGACGAGGTTTATGAACCAACGTTCTCCCTGCAGCGACAAAAGCAAGACGACCTCGTCCCTTACCCCTATGACGTCACACGATTCAATGACGTCAGCTTGCCAAAGGAGAAGGGGAAAGGAAGCGTTTCGCTTTTGAGCCCTGATGCTGTTTCTGTTCATCTGGTGTCGGCCCGCCAGAAGAAACTCAAACCCAAACCCACACCGAGACACACTCCTTACTCAGGCAAACCCTCCGTCACTCGTGACGATGCTGATGACGAATTTTGCTCCTGCAGCGTGACGTCAGATGGACATGTCGTCACAAACAATGACGTAGGTGCTCCACGTACCGCAGCCGGCTTAGTGTACCACAAggaaagccacacacacactccgcaCATGACGTCAGCCCAGTACACACGAGAGGAGAACAAACAACGGAGACGCGATCTGTCCTCTCAGGGGCAACGTCTTCGTGATGTATCCAACAACCTGAAAGAAAGACGCTCCAGTAAGGAAGGTCTTCGTCCGACACGGGGGAACGTTAGCCAAGCTGAAGGGTACCACGAAAACACTTCTTCCTCATCCTTCTACGAAAACGTTCTTTTCGCGCAGAAAAATGAATTCTCCTCTCTCTACGAAAATGTCCATTTCACAGAGGAAGACGTGGCTTCATTGTACGAAAATGTTCACCTCGCAGCTGAGTCAAAAGACGGTAGAAGTAAACACTCAAACATGTTTCCTTCAGCGACAAAGAACCCTCGTGGGGCGGTTTCGAGAGCGGAAGACACTAACACTCTGTACGAAAACGTGGAGCCTGCTGGCAGACGAAGCCTTCGCGAAGATACCACTCGCCATGAAAGCCGAGACAACTCCTGCCGAGACAATATTCATACCGCCTCTGGTCACGCTCTTCGCGAGAATACCACTGGTCTGGAATACCGAGACACGTTGAACCAAGACGACCTGCCCTCTTCTGGTCGTTCTCTTCGCCAAGTCACGGCCAGCCTGGCAGACAAAGTCTTCCTCCTTCGCCAAGAGAAGCAGGTCGTCAACAAGAAGATCCGCGAAGCCCGCGAAGAAGAGATGGTGAGGCAGCAGCTTAAGCTCCGGTTCCAGAGATTGCTGGACATTCACCGCAAGCAGATCCTGCTTCAGACCCTGCAGGACATGAAACACAGGCTGCAGTCTCAGAGTGATCGGCTCCAGGCTAGCTACTCCACCGTGCTCAACATCCAGAAACGTTACGCCTGA